Proteins co-encoded in one Echeneis naucrates chromosome 22, fEcheNa1.1, whole genome shotgun sequence genomic window:
- the LOC115035337 gene encoding calmodulin-A isoform X2: protein MTDFSEEQIAEFKEAFSLFDKDGDGTITTKELGTVMRSLGQNPTEAELQDMINEVDADGNGTIDFPEFLTMMARKMKDTDSEEEIREAFRVFDKDGNGYISAAELRHVMTNLGEKLTDEEVDEMIREADIDGDGQVNYEEFVQMMTAK, encoded by the exons ATGACTGATTTTTCCG AGGAGCAGATTGCAG AGTTCAAGGAGGCCTTCTCCCTGTTTGATAAAGATGGAGATGGCACCATCACCACTAAGGAGCTGGGCACTGTCATGCGGTCCCTGGGTCAAAACCCAACTGAAGCAGAGCTCCAGGACATGATCAATGAGGTGGATGCAGATG GCAATGGAACCATTGACTTCCCAGAGTTCCTGACAATGATGGCAAGGAAGATGAAGGACActgacagtgaggaggagatcAGGGAGGCATTCAGGGTCTTTGATAAA GATGGCAATGGTTACATTAGTGCAGCAGAGCTGCGTCATGTGATGACCAACCTGGGGGAGAAGCTGACAGATGAGGAGGTTGATGAGATGATCAGAGAAGCTGACATTGATGGAGATGGACAGGTCAATTATGAAG aaTTTGTTCAGATGATGACCGCCAAATGA
- the LOC115035337 gene encoding calmodulin-A isoform X1: protein MLMCVLDTKFSSQVLLGCDAHYSVQLIVSTLSLCFCAQADQLTEEQIAEFKEAFSLFDKDGDGTITTKELGTVMRSLGQNPTEAELQDMINEVDADGNGTIDFPEFLTMMARKMKDTDSEEEIREAFRVFDKDGNGYISAAELRHVMTNLGEKLTDEEVDEMIREADIDGDGQVNYEEFVQMMTAK from the exons ATGTTGATGTGTGTACTTGATACTAAATTCTCATCTCAAGTGCTTCTTGGTTGTGATGCTCATTACTCAGTGCAACTGATTGTTTCAAcgctgtctttgtgtttttgtgctcagGCTGACCAACTAACAGAGGAGCAGATTGCAG AGTTCAAGGAGGCCTTCTCCCTGTTTGATAAAGATGGAGATGGCACCATCACCACTAAGGAGCTGGGCACTGTCATGCGGTCCCTGGGTCAAAACCCAACTGAAGCAGAGCTCCAGGACATGATCAATGAGGTGGATGCAGATG GCAATGGAACCATTGACTTCCCAGAGTTCCTGACAATGATGGCAAGGAAGATGAAGGACActgacagtgaggaggagatcAGGGAGGCATTCAGGGTCTTTGATAAA GATGGCAATGGTTACATTAGTGCAGCAGAGCTGCGTCATGTGATGACCAACCTGGGGGAGAAGCTGACAGATGAGGAGGTTGATGAGATGATCAGAGAAGCTGACATTGATGGAGATGGACAGGTCAATTATGAAG aaTTTGTTCAGATGATGACCGCCAAATGA